In the genome of Leptospira saintgironsiae, the window TCGTTAGCTTCTGGTATTTCGGTTCTTTATTAACTGTAGTTAATCCTTTGACGTCATTCGAAGGAAGTAGTTCCAGTTTTGGATTTACTTCATAATTATGCACAAGCAACCCAGCTCTGGTCACAAAATAACTATGATCTCCCTCTACCTCGATGTTATACACCTTCTCTTGTCGGATGACTCTCTCTATCTTCGCAATCCCTGCAGTTCCCTCATACAAATCATTCCAAGGTGTCGCTGTTGCCTCATTACTAAGTGCAGCAAGTGAAATACCCATCTGCGGACTGCTGCTCATCTCTCTTAGGATAGCTGCATTACGAATACTAGATACTGTTACGGATCTCTGTTCTGGGTTTAATAACTTTGCTTTTGTCCAACCTTGACCCTTAATATAGAATGGGTGGTTCCAGGTTGTCTCTACTTCTGTTCCATTTGTATATGTGATCTTATAGATTGCTGGGACGTCGTGGATGAATGTCTCTGTGATCTTATTGTAGGAGAGTAGTCCTGTCTTCTCGTTGTGAGATAATACGTAGTCTCCTACT includes:
- a CDS encoding Hint domain-containing protein; the encoded protein is MFEKIWSNIKGEAKLAFGMSDTGQIRVNEKGQLEFDTCFVAGTLIRTKEGYTAIDKLKVGDYVLSHNEKTGLLSYNKITETFIHDVPAIYKITYTNGTEVETTWNHPFYIKGQGWTKAKLLNPEQRSVTVSSIRNAAILREMSSSPQMGISLAALSNEATATPWNDLYEGTAGIAKIERVIRQEKVYNIEVEGDHSYFVTRAGLLVHNYEVNPKLELLPSNDVKGLTTVNKEPKYQKLTMDGRTYEKVVDGKGNVSFESKLTNGERVVLQVTPEGMIKRTTHSPSESKLWGMIKMSPKTTTEYLNPSGEVLGHDAVVRI